The following proteins are encoded in a genomic region of Drosophila miranda strain MSH22 chromosome 4, D.miranda_PacBio2.1, whole genome shotgun sequence:
- the LOC108161912 gene encoding uncharacterized protein LOC108161912 isoform X5: MDSTSSHDQNKVTLGQSDDEQWSIEDDTLFRACGLISVSAAPSCKSVFITWNELYLLNFRFKKPKGSNKVKMTRVRIPLPTNKGNHLRSIHTLKYNTILLMSDGQIYCFGSIKAFHSVSWLTGVRCFAPTDQGFSVIREREQRLLLETYLDLPGLVTGESTLQHTFDITYDEQNIFQCDWKNDLYTLTTLKVSDEAEHFMQRLFGANNVVKQQYQALPTEEYRG, from the exons ATGGACTCCACAAGTAGCCATGACCAGAATAAAGTTACCTTGGGCCAAAGCGACGACGAGCAGTGGTCAATTGAAGATGACACTCTTTTCCGGGCTTGTGGATTGATCAGCGTCAGTGCGGCGCCTTCCTGCAAGTCTGTGTTTATTACATGGAACGAATTGTATTTGCTAAATTTTCGTTTCAAGAAACCAAAAGGATCGAACAAGGTGAAAATGACTAGAGTACGAATTCCACTGCCAACGAATAAAGGAAACCATCTCCGCAGCATACACACCCTGAAATATAATACAATATTGCTAATGTCGGACGGCCAGATATATTGCTTTGGGTCGATCAAAGCCTTCCACTCTGTTAGCTGGCTGACTGGAGTGAGATGCTTCGCcccaacagatcagggctttAGCGTGATTCGCGAGAGAGAGCAGCGCCTGTTGCTGGAGACCTACCTGGATCTTCCTGGCTTGGTGACGGGTGAAAGTACTCTGCAGCACACCTTCGATATAACCTATGATGAACAGAATATATTCCAGTGCGACTGGAAAAACGACTTATACACCTTGACTACACTGAAAGTCTCTGATGAGGCGGAACATTTCATGCAGCGCTTGTTTGGAGCCAACAACGTGGTCAAGCAgca ATATCAAGCTTTGCCTACAGAGGAATACAGAGGATAG
- the LOC108161912 gene encoding uncharacterized protein LOC108161912 isoform X1 yields the protein MDSTSSHDQNKVTLGQSDDEQWSIEDDTLFRACGLISVSAAPSCKSVFITWNELYLLNFRFKKPKGSNKVKMTRVRIPLPTNKGNHLRSIHTLKYNTILLMSDGQIYCFGSIKAFHSVSWLTGVRCFAPTDQGFSVIREREQRLLLETYLDLPGLVTGESTLQHTFDITYDEQNIFQCDWKNDLYTLTTLKVSDEAEHFMQRLFGANNVVKQQYVHIFSIAGHVFALASDTQAEAGYHIELLCVYAASIHFIRILPRQNLCLVILSSGSMDIWYVSKLLGIKQRQMHHTGSEWLDYDLDATSDNGDLYYTNGEQLVRLRVKYNAQLDECLVQSAAKSVPGIQACTWENHSEQLVCLSENNMFYRIDFCGGDVEAPKKTTSLMSDFTPAAIQRLRQNTHELEKYERQPVLLQLAIQKEYQKQQLVAVGRNRKWILGGCKASLEFHRQIPLCPDAVMLVQAAQELGIHSSCVYAIFKLSLGSCEQLMHSTHWQLLVYYDHQAHVHVLPADLLLNRRCNLIVSLRKLRNERLPDFTLQLLAFIELHGQLSAVLLPIFVEENPSTYSALFGGSVIVSDINVRSDNQLPIFNKKKGPTICQKIRVPNDFTLKQTANLFNAAGNFKKSLLELYFIDIKLCLQRNTEDRDEINVPLTLQCDDPSAIYYFKRHLLLNMDQLDTERDSTILNQVMKFQCETERLYGTQGGDGSDCGTNIRLRLESQYTAIRNTIF from the exons ATGGACTCCACAAGTAGCCATGACCAGAATAAAGTTACCTTGGGCCAAAGCGACGACGAGCAGTGGTCAATTGAAGATGACACTCTTTTCCGGGCTTGTGGATTGATCAGCGTCAGTGCGGCGCCTTCCTGCAAGTCTGTGTTTATTACATGGAACGAATTGTATTTGCTAAATTTTCGTTTCAAGAAACCAAAAGGATCGAACAAGGTGAAAATGACTAGAGTACGAATTCCACTGCCAACGAATAAAGGAAACCATCTCCGCAGCATACACACCCTGAAATATAATACAATATTGCTAATGTCGGACGGCCAGATATATTGCTTTGGGTCGATCAAAGCCTTCCACTCTGTTAGCTGGCTGACTGGAGTGAGATGCTTCGCcccaacagatcagggctttAGCGTGATTCGCGAGAGAGAGCAGCGCCTGTTGCTGGAGACCTACCTGGATCTTCCTGGCTTGGTGACGGGTGAAAGTACTCTGCAGCACACCTTCGATATAACCTATGATGAACAGAATATATTCCAGTGCGACTGGAAAAACGACTTATACACCTTGACTACACTGAAAGTCTCTGATGAGGCGGAACATTTCATGCAGCGCTTGTTTGGAGCCAACAACGTGGTCAAGCAgcagtatgtacatattttcaGCATAGCTGGACATGTATTTGCCTTGGCTTCCGATACACAGGCTGAGGCAGGCTACCACATTGAACTACTTTGTGTCTATGCTGCCTCCATTCACTTTATACGCATTCTGCCTCGCCAGAATCTCTGTTTGGTCATTCTGAGCAGCGGCAGCATGGACATATGGTACGTGTCAAAACTATTGGGCATTAAGCAGCGCCAGATGCATCACACAGGCTCGGAATGGCTGGACTATGACCTTGATGCCACCAGTGATAACGGAGACTTATATTACACCAATGGAGAGCAGTTAGTGCGGCTGAGAGTTAAATATAACGCCCAGCTAGACGAGTGTCTTGTTCAGAGCGCGGCCAAGTCTGTGCCCGGCATACAGGCCTGCACTTGGGAAAACCACAGCGAGCAATTGGTATGTCTCAGTGAGAACAACATGTTCTACCGCATTGATTTTTGTGGAGGCGATGTGGAAGCGCCCAAGAAGACTACATCCTTGATGAGTGATTTTACGCCAGCAGCAATACAGCGACTGCGACAAAATACCCATGAGTTGGAGAAATATGAAAGGCAGCCAGTCCTTTTGCAGTTGGCCATACAGAAGGAGTATCAAAAACAGCAACTGGTAGCGGTGGGCAGAAATAGGAAATGGATTCTTGGAGGCTGCAAGGCTTCATTAGAATTTCATCGGCAGATACCTCTTTGTCCAGACGCTGTTATGCTCGTGCAAGCAGCTCAGGAGTTGGGTATTCATAGTTCTTGCGTTTATGCCATTTTCAAATTAAGTCTTGGCAGCTGTGAACAGCTAATGCATAGCACCCACTGGCAGCTATTGGTGTATTATGACCATCAGGCCCATGTTCATGTATTGCCAGCAGATCTTCTTTTAAATAGAAGGTGTAATTTAATAGTTTCTTTGAGAAAGCTAAGAAACGAACGTCTGCCTGATTTTACACTGCAGTTgcttgcttttattgaattGCATGGTCAATTGAGTGCTGTGCTTCTACCCATTTTTGTTGAAGAAAATCCGTCCACATACAGCGCCCTTTTTGGCGGAAGTGTGATTGTGTCGGACATAAACGTACGGTCCGATAATCAACTACCGATATTCAATAAAAAGAAAGGTCCAACGATTTGTCAAAAGATTCGAGTACCTAATGATTTCACTCTGAAGCAAACGGCAAATCTGTTCAATGCGGCTGGTAATTTTAAGAAATCTCTCTTAGAACTATATTTTATAGATATCAAGCTTTGCCTACAGAGGAATACAGAGGATAGGGACGAAATTAATGTACCTCTAACACTTCAATGTGACGATCCCTCTGCCATTTACTATTTCAAGCGCCATCTACTTTTAAATATGGATCAATTGGATACTGAGAGAGATTCTACAATATTAAATCAAGTTATG AAATTTCAATGTGAAACTGAACGTTTATATGGTACGCAAGGCGGAGATGGGTCGGACTGTGGAACTAATATTCGATTGCGATTGGAATCGCAATATACTGCCATTAGAAATACAATTTTTTAA
- the LOC108161912 gene encoding uncharacterized protein LOC108161912 isoform X3 — MDSTSSHDQNKVTLGQSDDEQWSIEDDTLFRACGLISVSAAPSCKSVFITWNELYLLNFRFKKPKGSNKVKMTRVRIPLPTNKGNHLRSIHTLKYNTILLMSDGQIYCFGSIKAFHSVSWLTGVRCFAPTDQGFSVIREREQRLLLETYLDLPGLVTGESTLQHTFDITYDEQNIFQCDWKNDLYTLTTLKVSDEAEHFMQRLFGANNVVKQQYVHIFSIAGHVFALASDTQAEAGYHIELLCVYAASIHFIRILPRQNLCLVILSSGSMDIWYVSKLLGIKQRQMHHTGSEWLDYDLDATSDNGDLYYTNGEQLVRLRVKYNAQLDECLVQSAAKSVPGIQACTWENHSEQLVCLSENNMFYRIDFCGGDVEAPKKTTSLMSDFTPAAIQRLRQNTHELEKYERQPVLLQLAIQKEYQKQQLVAVGRNRKWILGGCKASLEFHRQIPLCPDAVMLVQAAQELGIHSSCVYAIFKLSLGSCEQLMHSTHWQLLVYYDHQAHVHVLPADLLLNRRCNLIVSLRKLRNERLPDFTLQLLAFIELHGQLSAVLLPIFVEENPSTYSALFGGSVIVSDINVRSDNQLPIFNKKKGPTICQKIRVPNDFTLKQTANLFNAAEEYRG; from the exons ATGGACTCCACAAGTAGCCATGACCAGAATAAAGTTACCTTGGGCCAAAGCGACGACGAGCAGTGGTCAATTGAAGATGACACTCTTTTCCGGGCTTGTGGATTGATCAGCGTCAGTGCGGCGCCTTCCTGCAAGTCTGTGTTTATTACATGGAACGAATTGTATTTGCTAAATTTTCGTTTCAAGAAACCAAAAGGATCGAACAAGGTGAAAATGACTAGAGTACGAATTCCACTGCCAACGAATAAAGGAAACCATCTCCGCAGCATACACACCCTGAAATATAATACAATATTGCTAATGTCGGACGGCCAGATATATTGCTTTGGGTCGATCAAAGCCTTCCACTCTGTTAGCTGGCTGACTGGAGTGAGATGCTTCGCcccaacagatcagggctttAGCGTGATTCGCGAGAGAGAGCAGCGCCTGTTGCTGGAGACCTACCTGGATCTTCCTGGCTTGGTGACGGGTGAAAGTACTCTGCAGCACACCTTCGATATAACCTATGATGAACAGAATATATTCCAGTGCGACTGGAAAAACGACTTATACACCTTGACTACACTGAAAGTCTCTGATGAGGCGGAACATTTCATGCAGCGCTTGTTTGGAGCCAACAACGTGGTCAAGCAgcagtatgtacatattttcaGCATAGCTGGACATGTATTTGCCTTGGCTTCCGATACACAGGCTGAGGCAGGCTACCACATTGAACTACTTTGTGTCTATGCTGCCTCCATTCACTTTATACGCATTCTGCCTCGCCAGAATCTCTGTTTGGTCATTCTGAGCAGCGGCAGCATGGACATATGGTACGTGTCAAAACTATTGGGCATTAAGCAGCGCCAGATGCATCACACAGGCTCGGAATGGCTGGACTATGACCTTGATGCCACCAGTGATAACGGAGACTTATATTACACCAATGGAGAGCAGTTAGTGCGGCTGAGAGTTAAATATAACGCCCAGCTAGACGAGTGTCTTGTTCAGAGCGCGGCCAAGTCTGTGCCCGGCATACAGGCCTGCACTTGGGAAAACCACAGCGAGCAATTGGTATGTCTCAGTGAGAACAACATGTTCTACCGCATTGATTTTTGTGGAGGCGATGTGGAAGCGCCCAAGAAGACTACATCCTTGATGAGTGATTTTACGCCAGCAGCAATACAGCGACTGCGACAAAATACCCATGAGTTGGAGAAATATGAAAGGCAGCCAGTCCTTTTGCAGTTGGCCATACAGAAGGAGTATCAAAAACAGCAACTGGTAGCGGTGGGCAGAAATAGGAAATGGATTCTTGGAGGCTGCAAGGCTTCATTAGAATTTCATCGGCAGATACCTCTTTGTCCAGACGCTGTTATGCTCGTGCAAGCAGCTCAGGAGTTGGGTATTCATAGTTCTTGCGTTTATGCCATTTTCAAATTAAGTCTTGGCAGCTGTGAACAGCTAATGCATAGCACCCACTGGCAGCTATTGGTGTATTATGACCATCAGGCCCATGTTCATGTATTGCCAGCAGATCTTCTTTTAAATAGAAGGTGTAATTTAATAGTTTCTTTGAGAAAGCTAAGAAACGAACGTCTGCCTGATTTTACACTGCAGTTgcttgcttttattgaattGCATGGTCAATTGAGTGCTGTGCTTCTACCCATTTTTGTTGAAGAAAATCCGTCCACATACAGCGCCCTTTTTGGCGGAAGTGTGATTGTGTCGGACATAAACGTACGGTCCGATAATCAACTACCGATATTCAATAAAAAGAAAGGTCCAACGATTTGTCAAAAGATTCGAGTACCTAATGATTTCACTCTGAAGCAAACGGCAAATCTGTTCAATGCGGCTG AGGAATACAGAGGATAG
- the LOC108161912 gene encoding uncharacterized protein LOC108161912 isoform X2, with the protein MSDGQIYCFGSIKAFHSVSWLTGVRCFAPTDQGFSVIREREQRLLLETYLDLPGLVTGESTLQHTFDITYDEQNIFQCDWKNDLYTLTTLKVSDEAEHFMQRLFGANNVVKQQYVHIFSIAGHVFALASDTQAEAGYHIELLCVYAASIHFIRILPRQNLCLVILSSGSMDIWYVSKLLGIKQRQMHHTGSEWLDYDLDATSDNGDLYYTNGEQLVRLRVKYNAQLDECLVQSAAKSVPGIQACTWENHSEQLVCLSENNMFYRIDFCGGDVEAPKKTTSLMSDFTPAAIQRLRQNTHELEKYERQPVLLQLAIQKEYQKQQLVAVGRNRKWILGGCKASLEFHRQIPLCPDAVMLVQAAQELGIHSSCVYAIFKLSLGSCEQLMHSTHWQLLVYYDHQAHVHVLPADLLLNRRCNLIVSLRKLRNERLPDFTLQLLAFIELHGQLSAVLLPIFVEENPSTYSALFGGSVIVSDINVRSDNQLPIFNKKKGPTICQKIRVPNDFTLKQTANLFNAAGNFKKSLLELYFIDIKLCLQRNTEDRDEINVPLTLQCDDPSAIYYFKRHLLLNMDQLDTERDSTILNQVMKFQCETERLYGTQGGDGSDCGTNIRLRLESQYTAIRNTIF; encoded by the exons ATGTCGGACGGCCAGATATATTGCTTTGGGTCGATCAAAGCCTTCCACTCTGTTAGCTGGCTGACTGGAGTGAGATGCTTCGCcccaacagatcagggctttAGCGTGATTCGCGAGAGAGAGCAGCGCCTGTTGCTGGAGACCTACCTGGATCTTCCTGGCTTGGTGACGGGTGAAAGTACTCTGCAGCACACCTTCGATATAACCTATGATGAACAGAATATATTCCAGTGCGACTGGAAAAACGACTTATACACCTTGACTACACTGAAAGTCTCTGATGAGGCGGAACATTTCATGCAGCGCTTGTTTGGAGCCAACAACGTGGTCAAGCAgcagtatgtacatattttcaGCATAGCTGGACATGTATTTGCCTTGGCTTCCGATACACAGGCTGAGGCAGGCTACCACATTGAACTACTTTGTGTCTATGCTGCCTCCATTCACTTTATACGCATTCTGCCTCGCCAGAATCTCTGTTTGGTCATTCTGAGCAGCGGCAGCATGGACATATGGTACGTGTCAAAACTATTGGGCATTAAGCAGCGCCAGATGCATCACACAGGCTCGGAATGGCTGGACTATGACCTTGATGCCACCAGTGATAACGGAGACTTATATTACACCAATGGAGAGCAGTTAGTGCGGCTGAGAGTTAAATATAACGCCCAGCTAGACGAGTGTCTTGTTCAGAGCGCGGCCAAGTCTGTGCCCGGCATACAGGCCTGCACTTGGGAAAACCACAGCGAGCAATTGGTATGTCTCAGTGAGAACAACATGTTCTACCGCATTGATTTTTGTGGAGGCGATGTGGAAGCGCCCAAGAAGACTACATCCTTGATGAGTGATTTTACGCCAGCAGCAATACAGCGACTGCGACAAAATACCCATGAGTTGGAGAAATATGAAAGGCAGCCAGTCCTTTTGCAGTTGGCCATACAGAAGGAGTATCAAAAACAGCAACTGGTAGCGGTGGGCAGAAATAGGAAATGGATTCTTGGAGGCTGCAAGGCTTCATTAGAATTTCATCGGCAGATACCTCTTTGTCCAGACGCTGTTATGCTCGTGCAAGCAGCTCAGGAGTTGGGTATTCATAGTTCTTGCGTTTATGCCATTTTCAAATTAAGTCTTGGCAGCTGTGAACAGCTAATGCATAGCACCCACTGGCAGCTATTGGTGTATTATGACCATCAGGCCCATGTTCATGTATTGCCAGCAGATCTTCTTTTAAATAGAAGGTGTAATTTAATAGTTTCTTTGAGAAAGCTAAGAAACGAACGTCTGCCTGATTTTACACTGCAGTTgcttgcttttattgaattGCATGGTCAATTGAGTGCTGTGCTTCTACCCATTTTTGTTGAAGAAAATCCGTCCACATACAGCGCCCTTTTTGGCGGAAGTGTGATTGTGTCGGACATAAACGTACGGTCCGATAATCAACTACCGATATTCAATAAAAAGAAAGGTCCAACGATTTGTCAAAAGATTCGAGTACCTAATGATTTCACTCTGAAGCAAACGGCAAATCTGTTCAATGCGGCTGGTAATTTTAAGAAATCTCTCTTAGAACTATATTTTATAGATATCAAGCTTTGCCTACAGAGGAATACAGAGGATAGGGACGAAATTAATGTACCTCTAACACTTCAATGTGACGATCCCTCTGCCATTTACTATTTCAAGCGCCATCTACTTTTAAATATGGATCAATTGGATACTGAGAGAGATTCTACAATATTAAATCAAGTTATG AAATTTCAATGTGAAACTGAACGTTTATATGGTACGCAAGGCGGAGATGGGTCGGACTGTGGAACTAATATTCGATTGCGATTGGAATCGCAATATACTGCCATTAGAAATACAATTTTTTAA
- the LOC108161912 gene encoding uncharacterized protein LOC108161912 isoform X4 → MQRLFGANNVVKQQYVHIFSIAGHVFALASDTQAEAGYHIELLCVYAASIHFIRILPRQNLCLVILSSGSMDIWYVSKLLGIKQRQMHHTGSEWLDYDLDATSDNGDLYYTNGEQLVRLRVKYNAQLDECLVQSAAKSVPGIQACTWENHSEQLVCLSENNMFYRIDFCGGDVEAPKKTTSLMSDFTPAAIQRLRQNTHELEKYERQPVLLQLAIQKEYQKQQLVAVGRNRKWILGGCKASLEFHRQIPLCPDAVMLVQAAQELGIHSSCVYAIFKLSLGSCEQLMHSTHWQLLVYYDHQAHVHVLPADLLLNRRCNLIVSLRKLRNERLPDFTLQLLAFIELHGQLSAVLLPIFVEENPSTYSALFGGSVIVSDINVRSDNQLPIFNKKKGPTICQKIRVPNDFTLKQTANLFNAAGNFKKSLLELYFIDIKLCLQRNTEDRDEINVPLTLQCDDPSAIYYFKRHLLLNMDQLDTERDSTILNQVMKFQCETERLYGTQGGDGSDCGTNIRLRLESQYTAIRNTIF, encoded by the exons ATGCAGCGCTTGTTTGGAGCCAACAACGTGGTCAAGCAgcagtatgtacatattttcaGCATAGCTGGACATGTATTTGCCTTGGCTTCCGATACACAGGCTGAGGCAGGCTACCACATTGAACTACTTTGTGTCTATGCTGCCTCCATTCACTTTATACGCATTCTGCCTCGCCAGAATCTCTGTTTGGTCATTCTGAGCAGCGGCAGCATGGACATATGGTACGTGTCAAAACTATTGGGCATTAAGCAGCGCCAGATGCATCACACAGGCTCGGAATGGCTGGACTATGACCTTGATGCCACCAGTGATAACGGAGACTTATATTACACCAATGGAGAGCAGTTAGTGCGGCTGAGAGTTAAATATAACGCCCAGCTAGACGAGTGTCTTGTTCAGAGCGCGGCCAAGTCTGTGCCCGGCATACAGGCCTGCACTTGGGAAAACCACAGCGAGCAATTGGTATGTCTCAGTGAGAACAACATGTTCTACCGCATTGATTTTTGTGGAGGCGATGTGGAAGCGCCCAAGAAGACTACATCCTTGATGAGTGATTTTACGCCAGCAGCAATACAGCGACTGCGACAAAATACCCATGAGTTGGAGAAATATGAAAGGCAGCCAGTCCTTTTGCAGTTGGCCATACAGAAGGAGTATCAAAAACAGCAACTGGTAGCGGTGGGCAGAAATAGGAAATGGATTCTTGGAGGCTGCAAGGCTTCATTAGAATTTCATCGGCAGATACCTCTTTGTCCAGACGCTGTTATGCTCGTGCAAGCAGCTCAGGAGTTGGGTATTCATAGTTCTTGCGTTTATGCCATTTTCAAATTAAGTCTTGGCAGCTGTGAACAGCTAATGCATAGCACCCACTGGCAGCTATTGGTGTATTATGACCATCAGGCCCATGTTCATGTATTGCCAGCAGATCTTCTTTTAAATAGAAGGTGTAATTTAATAGTTTCTTTGAGAAAGCTAAGAAACGAACGTCTGCCTGATTTTACACTGCAGTTgcttgcttttattgaattGCATGGTCAATTGAGTGCTGTGCTTCTACCCATTTTTGTTGAAGAAAATCCGTCCACATACAGCGCCCTTTTTGGCGGAAGTGTGATTGTGTCGGACATAAACGTACGGTCCGATAATCAACTACCGATATTCAATAAAAAGAAAGGTCCAACGATTTGTCAAAAGATTCGAGTACCTAATGATTTCACTCTGAAGCAAACGGCAAATCTGTTCAATGCGGCTGGTAATTTTAAGAAATCTCTCTTAGAACTATATTTTATAGATATCAAGCTTTGCCTACAGAGGAATACAGAGGATAGGGACGAAATTAATGTACCTCTAACACTTCAATGTGACGATCCCTCTGCCATTTACTATTTCAAGCGCCATCTACTTTTAAATATGGATCAATTGGATACTGAGAGAGATTCTACAATATTAAATCAAGTTATG AAATTTCAATGTGAAACTGAACGTTTATATGGTACGCAAGGCGGAGATGGGTCGGACTGTGGAACTAATATTCGATTGCGATTGGAATCGCAATATACTGCCATTAGAAATACAATTTTTTAA
- the LOC108162390 gene encoding 60S ribosomal protein L5: MGFVKVVKNKQYFKRYQVKFRRRREGKTDYYARKRLTFQDKNKYNTPKYRLIVRLSNKDITVQIAYARIEGDRVVCAAYSHELPKYGIKVGLTNYAAAYCTGLLVARRVLNKLGLDSLYAGCTEVTGEEFNVEPVDDGPGAFRCFLDVGLARTTTGARVFGAMKGAVDGGLNIPHSVKRFPGYSAETKSFNADVHRAHIFGQHVADYMRTLEEEDEESFKRQFSRYIKLGIRADDLEDIYKKAHQAIRNDPTHKVAAKKTSGVTKKRWNAKKLTNEQRKTKIAAHKAAYVAKLQSETEA, translated from the exons ATG GGTTTCGTTAAGGTAGTCAAGAACAAGCAGTACTTCAAGCGCTACCAGGTTAAATTCCGCAGGCGTCGTGAGGGTAAGACCGATTACTATGCCAGGAAGCGCTTGACGTTCCAGGATAAGAACAAGTACAACACGCCCAAGTACCGTTTGATTGTGCGTCTCTCCAACAAGGACATCACTGTCCAGATCGCATATGCTCGCATTGAGGGTGACCGCGTTGTGTGTGCCGCTTACTCGCACGAGTTGCCGAAGTATGGCATTAAG GTCGGTTTGACTAACTATGCCGCTGCATACTGCACTGGCCTTCTGGTTGCCCGCCGTGTGCTGAACAAGTTGGGCCTGGACTCGCTGTATGCCGGCTGCACTGAAGTGACGGGAGAGGAGTTCAACGTGGAACCAGTCGACGATGGACCTGGTGCTTTCCGTTGCTTCTTGGATGTCGGCTTGGCGCGCACCACAACTGGAGCTCGTGTGTTCGGTGCCATGAAGGGCGCTGTTGATGGTGGACTGAACATTCCACACTCTGTGAAGCGTTTCCCCGGCTACTCTGCAGAGACCAAGAGCTTCAATGCTGATGTGCATCGCGCTCACATATTCGGTCAGCATGTTGCCGACTACATGCGCACTCTGGAGGAGGAAGACGAGGAGAGCTTCAAGCGCCAGTTCAGCCGTTACATCAAACTGGGCATCCGTGCTGATGAT CTTGAAGATATCTATAAAAAAGCCCACCAGGCCATTCGTAACGACCCTACCCACAAGGTCGCCGCCAAAAAGACATCTGGCGTTACGAAGAAGAGGTGGAATGCTAAGAAACTCACAAACGAGCAGCGCAAGACTAAGATTGCCGCCCACAAGGCCGCCTATGTGGCCAAGCTTCAGTCCGAGACTGAGGCCTAG